In Streptomyces sp. SN-593, a single genomic region encodes these proteins:
- a CDS encoding adenylate/guanylate cyclase domain-containing protein, producing the protein MDNDSPPPTSSGGDAASDGARAASGGGDASGGAASGDAPSGDAPSGDAASGDALADAAGDGSGAGSGSGAGARGAGAGEPASSGEPGAEGARGSGEEPGAGGGDGSGGGRGGGDSGEGPGGGSADGSGEDVPGEVPGCAAGDGPADPEEPGEAGEAGEHPLALRLEQLILGAPRQYTPFQAARTAGVSMDLASRFWRAMGFADIGQAKALTEADVLALRRLAGLVEAGLLSESMAIQVARSTGQTTARLADWQTDSFLEGLTEPPEPGMTRAEVAYPLVELLLPELEEFLIYVWRRQVAAATSRVVQSDDEEAVDRRLAVGFADLVGFTRLTRRLEEEELGELVEAFETTAADQVAAYGGRLIKTLGDEVLFVADDPGTAAEIGMRLIETMTGDETMPALRVGMAFGTVTTRMGDVFGTTVNLASRLTSIAPRDAVLVDGDFAEALGAAGEAPLSEADVDATAEKYRFALQPMWRRPVRGLGVVEPWLLSRRDA; encoded by the coding sequence GTGGACAACGACAGCCCCCCACCGACCTCCTCCGGCGGCGACGCCGCCTCCGACGGTGCGCGTGCCGCGTCCGGCGGTGGCGACGCGTCGGGTGGTGCCGCGTCCGGCGACGCTCCTTCCGGCGATGCTCCTTCCGGCGACGCCGCGTCCGGTGACGCCCTCGCGGACGCGGCGGGCGACGGTTCCGGGGCCGGTTCCGGTTCCGGGGCCGGGGCCCGGGGTGCGGGCGCCGGGGAGCCGGCGTCCTCCGGCGAGCCGGGCGCGGAGGGCGCGCGTGGGTCCGGCGAGGAGCCCGGCGCGGGCGGCGGGGACGGGAGCGGCGGTGGAAGGGGCGGCGGGGACTCTGGCGAAGGGCCCGGCGGCGGCTCCGCGGACGGCTCCGGCGAGGATGTCCCGGGCGAGGTACCGGGCTGCGCCGCGGGCGACGGTCCGGCCGATCCCGAGGAGCCCGGCGAGGCGGGGGAGGCGGGGGAGCACCCGCTGGCGCTGCGGCTGGAGCAGCTGATCCTCGGCGCGCCGCGCCAGTACACCCCGTTCCAGGCGGCGCGCACCGCGGGCGTGTCGATGGACCTGGCCTCGCGCTTCTGGCGGGCCATGGGCTTCGCCGACATCGGCCAGGCCAAGGCGCTCACCGAGGCGGACGTCCTGGCGCTGCGCCGGCTGGCCGGCCTGGTCGAGGCCGGCCTGCTGAGCGAGTCGATGGCGATCCAGGTGGCGCGGTCCACCGGGCAGACCACCGCGCGGCTCGCCGACTGGCAGACCGACTCCTTCCTCGAAGGGCTCACCGAGCCGCCCGAGCCCGGCATGACCCGGGCCGAGGTGGCGTACCCGCTCGTCGAGCTGCTGCTGCCCGAGCTGGAGGAGTTCCTGATCTACGTGTGGCGCCGCCAGGTCGCGGCCGCCACCAGCCGGGTCGTGCAGTCCGACGACGAGGAGGCGGTGGACCGCCGGCTCGCCGTCGGCTTCGCCGACCTGGTGGGCTTCACCCGGCTCACCCGCCGGCTCGAGGAGGAGGAACTCGGCGAGCTGGTCGAGGCGTTCGAGACCACCGCGGCCGACCAGGTCGCGGCGTACGGCGGGCGGCTGATCAAGACGCTCGGCGACGAGGTGCTCTTCGTCGCCGATGACCCGGGCACGGCGGCGGAGATCGGCATGCGGCTGATCGAGACGATGACCGGCGACGAGACGATGCCGGCGCTGCGGGTGGGGATGGCCTTCGGCACGGTCACCACGCGGATGGGGGACGTGTTCGGCACGACCGTCAACCTCGCCTCGCGGCTCACCTCGATAGCGCCACGGGACGCGGTCCTGGTGGACGGGGACTTCGCGGAGGCGCTCGGTGCGGCGGGGGAGGCGCCCCTGTCCGAGGCGGACGTCGACGCGACCGCGGAGAAGTACCGCTTCGCGCTCCAGCCGATGTGGCGCCGCCCGGTCCGCGGGCTCGGCGTGGTCGAGCCCTGGCTGCTCTCCCGCCGCGACGCCTGA
- a CDS encoding GGDEF domain-containing protein codes for MAEGTADVRLRAVVELAQALATAQSPRATVRAGARGARLAMQGAFAAVSSWERDTGRLRVLVNDGDLAPGEEAEPADESYSVHDFPEIAEFLHGTWAAGGEPHAWVETEDATGSSPGGGSWGRAAALRRRGRGSCVVAPIVLHGRAWGELYVARRVGEAGFARADADFATVLAALIASGIAQTERLAEVRLLAFTDPLTGLGNRRAVDVRLDEALELHRRQGVVVSLVVCDLNGLKRVNDRLGHAVGDRLLERFGSLLSLCGAMLPGSLAARLGGDEFCIVAVGQHADEVVRAAEELCRRAAELEVGDGVACGLASTGDPIGPVRSARRLFRLADAAQYRAKALRADHPVVAGREGPQDPVVRLADKPPPHPDTERRTLRGHRP; via the coding sequence ATGGCGGAAGGTACGGCCGATGTACGGCTGCGGGCGGTCGTCGAGCTGGCACAGGCGCTGGCCACGGCGCAGAGCCCGCGCGCGACGGTGCGGGCGGGGGCGCGCGGCGCCCGGCTGGCGATGCAGGGGGCCTTCGCCGCGGTCTCCTCATGGGAGCGGGACACCGGTCGGCTGCGGGTGCTGGTCAACGACGGCGACCTCGCCCCCGGCGAGGAGGCGGAGCCGGCCGACGAGTCGTACTCGGTGCACGACTTCCCGGAGATCGCCGAGTTCCTGCACGGCACGTGGGCCGCGGGCGGCGAGCCGCACGCCTGGGTGGAGACCGAGGACGCGACGGGTTCGTCCCCGGGCGGCGGGAGCTGGGGTCGGGCCGCGGCGCTGCGCCGGCGCGGCCGCGGGAGCTGCGTGGTCGCGCCGATCGTGCTGCACGGCCGGGCCTGGGGCGAGCTGTACGTCGCGCGCCGGGTGGGCGAGGCGGGCTTCGCCCGCGCGGACGCGGACTTCGCGACGGTGCTGGCCGCGCTGATCGCGTCCGGCATCGCGCAGACCGAACGGCTGGCCGAGGTCCGGCTCCTGGCGTTCACCGACCCGTTGACCGGCCTCGGCAACCGCAGGGCGGTGGACGTCCGGCTGGACGAGGCGCTGGAGCTGCACCGGCGGCAGGGCGTGGTGGTCAGCCTGGTGGTGTGCGACCTGAACGGGCTGAAGCGGGTCAACGACCGGCTCGGCCACGCGGTCGGGGACCGGCTGCTGGAACGGTTCGGCTCGCTGCTGTCGCTGTGCGGGGCGATGCTCCCCGGCAGTCTCGCCGCGCGGCTCGGCGGGGACGAGTTCTGCATCGTGGCGGTGGGGCAGCACGCGGACGAGGTGGTAAGGGCCGCGGAGGAGTTGTGCCGGCGGGCGGCCGAGCTGGAGGTCGGCGACGGGGTCGCCTGCGGGCTGGCGTCCACCGGCGACCCGATCGGGCCGGTACGGTCCGCGCGGCGGCTTTTCCGGCTGGCGGACGCGGCGCAGTACCGGGCGAAGGCGCTGCGCGCCGACCACCCGGTGGTCGCCGGCCGCGAGGGGCCCCAGGACCCGGTGGTCCGCCTCGCCGACAAGCCGCCGCCCCACCCGGACACCGAGCGCCGCACCCTGCGCGGCCACCGCCCATGA
- a CDS encoding enoyl-CoA hydratase/isomerase family protein encodes MSEQEHAGTRRFGDVVDVRRHGGHVAEVVLDRPAAMNAVSTAMADAIAAACAELSADPTVSVAVLTSSSERAFCAGADLKERNALSDAELLRQRPRARAAYGGVLDLPMPAIAAVGGFALGGGYELALSCDLIVADEAAVVGLPEVSVGVIPGGGGTQLLPRRVGAARAAELVFTARRVPAAEALELGMVDQLVPAGRARGAALDLAERIAANSPVGLRAAKRALRLGHGLDLRAGMEVEDAAWRTIAFSADRAEGVAAFNEKRRPAWPGL; translated from the coding sequence ATGAGCGAGCAGGAGCACGCGGGCACGCGCAGGTTCGGGGACGTCGTCGATGTCCGCCGGCACGGCGGGCACGTCGCCGAGGTGGTGCTCGACCGTCCCGCGGCGATGAACGCCGTCTCCACGGCGATGGCCGACGCGATCGCGGCGGCGTGCGCGGAGTTGTCCGCCGACCCGACGGTGAGCGTCGCGGTCCTCACCTCCTCCAGCGAGCGCGCCTTCTGCGCCGGCGCGGACCTCAAGGAGCGCAACGCGCTGAGCGACGCGGAACTGCTGCGCCAGCGCCCGCGGGCCAGGGCGGCCTACGGCGGCGTCCTGGACCTGCCGATGCCCGCGATCGCCGCGGTCGGCGGCTTCGCGCTCGGCGGCGGGTACGAACTCGCCCTGTCCTGCGACCTGATCGTCGCGGACGAGGCCGCCGTGGTCGGGCTGCCCGAGGTCTCCGTGGGGGTCATCCCCGGGGGCGGCGGCACCCAGCTACTGCCCCGCCGGGTCGGCGCGGCCCGGGCCGCGGAACTGGTCTTCACCGCCCGCCGCGTGCCGGCCGCCGAGGCCCTGGAGCTGGGGATGGTCGACCAACTGGTGCCCGCGGGGCGGGCCCGCGGCGCCGCGCTCGACCTCGCGGAGCGCATCGCGGCCAACTCCCCGGTGGGGCTGCGCGCCGCCAAGCGGGCGCTGCGGCTCGGCCACGGCCTGGACCTGCGCGCGGGCATGGAGGTCGAGGACGCGGCCTGGCGCACCATCGCCTTCTCGGCGGACCGTGCCGAGGGGGTCGCGGCGTTCAACGAGAAGCGGCGGCCGGCCTGGCCCGGGCTCTGA